One genomic region from Streptomyces sp. NBC_01431 encodes:
- a CDS encoding VWA domain-containing protein encodes MESGAHERLRRWRLVLGGEPGAEGTGRELAGRDAAMDGALGALYGGGKPAAQDRGAGLGASAPSVARWLGDIRTYFPSSVVQVMQRDAIDRLGLAALLLEPEMLQAVEPDVHLVATLLSLSQAMPETTRETARAVVRKVVEELEKRLATRTRTALTGALDRTARTGRPRHRDIDWDRTIRANLKNYLPQHGTVVPERLVGYGRAARGVRKEVVLCVDQSGSMASSVVHAAVFGAVLASMRSIATRLVVFDTAVADLTDQLDDPVDVLFATQLGGGTDINRALAYCQSRITRPADTVVVLISDLYEGGIRDEMLKRVAAMKASGVQFVALLALSDDGAPAYDREHAAALAALGAPAFACTPDLFPDVMAAAIERRPLPIPEA; translated from the coding sequence ATGGAGTCAGGCGCCCACGAGCGGCTGCGGCGCTGGCGGCTGGTGCTCGGCGGTGAGCCGGGCGCCGAGGGGACGGGCCGCGAGCTCGCCGGGCGCGACGCCGCGATGGACGGCGCGCTCGGCGCGCTCTACGGCGGCGGGAAGCCCGCCGCCCAGGACCGCGGCGCCGGGCTCGGGGCCTCCGCGCCCTCGGTCGCGCGCTGGCTCGGCGACATCCGTACGTACTTCCCGAGTTCCGTGGTGCAGGTCATGCAGCGCGACGCCATCGACCGGCTCGGTCTTGCCGCCCTGCTCCTGGAGCCCGAGATGCTTCAGGCCGTCGAGCCGGACGTCCACCTCGTCGCCACCCTGCTCTCGCTCTCACAGGCGATGCCCGAGACCACCCGGGAGACGGCCCGCGCCGTGGTGCGCAAGGTCGTCGAGGAACTGGAGAAGCGGCTCGCCACCCGCACCAGGACCGCTCTCACAGGCGCCCTCGACCGCACTGCCCGTACCGGTCGGCCCCGTCACCGTGACATCGACTGGGACCGCACGATCCGGGCCAACCTGAAGAACTACCTCCCGCAGCACGGGACCGTCGTGCCCGAGCGGCTCGTCGGGTACGGACGGGCCGCACGCGGTGTGCGCAAGGAGGTCGTCCTCTGCGTCGACCAGTCCGGTTCGATGGCCTCCTCCGTCGTGCACGCCGCCGTCTTCGGCGCCGTCCTCGCCTCGATGCGCTCGATCGCGACCCGGCTCGTGGTCTTCGACACCGCGGTCGCCGACCTCACCGACCAGCTGGACGACCCCGTCGACGTGCTGTTCGCCACCCAGCTCGGCGGCGGCACCGACATCAACCGGGCGCTCGCGTACTGCCAGTCGCGGATCACCCGTCCTGCCGACACCGTGGTCGTTCTCATCAGTGATCTTTACGAGGGCGGGATACGGGACGAGATGCTGAAGCGGGTCGCCGCGATGAAGGCGTCCGGGGTGCAGTTCGTGGCCCTGCTCGCACTGTCCGACGACGGCGCACCGGCGTACGACCGCGAGCACGCCGCGGCCCTCGCCGCCCTCGGCGCGCCCGCCTTCGCCTGCACCCCGGACCTCTTCCCCGACGTGATGGCCGCGGCGATCGAGCGGCGCCCGCTGCCGATACCCGAAGCGTGA
- a CDS encoding RDD family protein, with amino-acid sequence MSFGDPNNPYGQQPQQPPQGGNPYGQPQGQPGYGYPQQGQQAPQGVPPQQGYGYPQAPGQAPQGYGYPQAPGYPQAGAPGGQAPEGYANVPGLGVVEVGSYGARFGARLLDMIFAYIVVIILNLIILGSAFGTGTKSSGVAVGAMLGSIIVSFLTFIFYDVIFVSTMGTTPGKKILGMRIVNSRTGQKPNFGAALVRWGFPIGLGYITCFLGYVLIVISPFFDNTGQLRGWHDKAANTLVIKG; translated from the coding sequence ATGAGCTTCGGCGACCCGAACAACCCTTACGGGCAGCAGCCCCAGCAGCCCCCGCAGGGCGGCAACCCCTACGGCCAGCCGCAGGGACAGCCCGGTTACGGCTACCCCCAGCAGGGCCAGCAGGCCCCCCAGGGCGTCCCGCCCCAGCAGGGTTACGGTTACCCCCAGGCTCCCGGCCAGGCGCCGCAGGGTTACGGTTACCCGCAGGCACCCGGCTACCCGCAGGCCGGCGCCCCCGGTGGACAGGCCCCGGAGGGCTACGCCAATGTGCCGGGCCTGGGCGTCGTCGAGGTCGGCAGCTACGGCGCCCGCTTCGGCGCCCGTCTGCTCGACATGATCTTCGCGTACATCGTGGTGATCATCCTCAACCTGATCATCCTCGGGTCCGCGTTCGGCACCGGCACCAAGAGCAGCGGCGTCGCCGTGGGCGCGATGCTCGGTTCGATCATCGTGTCGTTCCTGACGTTCATCTTCTACGACGTCATCTTCGTCTCCACGATGGGCACCACCCCGGGCAAGAAGATCCTCGGCATGCGGATCGTCAACTCCCGCACCGGCCAGAAGCCCAACTTCGGTGCCGCCCTGGTCCGTTGGGGCTTCCCCATCGGCCTCGGCTACATCACGTGCTTCCTCGGCTACGTGCTGATCGTCATCTCGCCCTTCTTCGACAACACCGGGCAGCTGCGCGGCTGGCACGACAAGGCCGCCAACACCCTGGTCATCAAGGGCTGA
- the purN gene encoding phosphoribosylglycinamide formyltransferase: MVLVSGSGTNLQALLDAIAADPDGYGAQIVAVGADRDAIAGLERAERAGIPTFVCRVKDHASRAEWDAALTAATAAYAPDLVVSAGFMKIVGKEFLARFGGRVVNTHPALLPSFPGAHGVRDALAYGARVTGCTVHFVDDGVDTGPIIAQGVVEIRDEDDEAALHERIKDVERRLLVDVVGRLARNGYRIEGRKVQIGELG, encoded by the coding sequence GTGGTGCTTGTGTCCGGCTCCGGTACGAATCTGCAGGCCCTGCTCGACGCCATCGCCGCCGATCCGGACGGATACGGTGCCCAGATCGTGGCCGTCGGTGCGGACCGGGACGCCATCGCGGGCCTGGAGCGCGCCGAGCGGGCCGGGATCCCCACCTTCGTCTGCCGGGTCAAGGACCACGCCTCGCGCGCCGAGTGGGACGCCGCACTGACCGCGGCCACCGCGGCGTACGCGCCCGACCTGGTGGTCTCGGCCGGGTTCATGAAGATCGTGGGGAAGGAATTCCTCGCCCGGTTCGGCGGCCGGGTGGTCAACACCCACCCCGCGCTGCTGCCCAGTTTTCCCGGAGCCCACGGTGTACGTGACGCACTCGCGTACGGCGCCAGGGTGACCGGGTGCACCGTCCACTTCGTCGACGACGGAGTCGACACCGGTCCGATCATCGCCCAGGGCGTGGTCGAGATCCGGGACGAGGACGATGAAGCCGCTCTGCACGAGCGGATCAAGGACGTCGAGCGACGGCTGCTCGTCGATGTCGTGGGGCGCCTGGCCCGTAACGGCTACCGCATTGAGGGACGAAAGGTTCAGATCGGTGAACTCGGTTAA
- a CDS encoding sigma factor-like helix-turn-helix DNA-binding protein: MTQSTAGTNDTDAPLPNPKERRRLREAKSLSEAQVAEVMGVTQATVRSWEKGRTTPRGRRLESYSRLLATIEAEMAAVAASSKAGADGGKHGAAHSAGGPGSKVRGASRRAGRSTGNPNATATKAAPSPSGSPGAGHQNPPHPAATNAAHANGKPGAGQQDPAPRADNSSTSRPDPAPRSDNPGTKKQHTTQDPTPETDTPGARQHDTAHQPPNLGDGQPDAAHQPDNSGNTPQDTDPQPPNTGDEQPDTAHQTANPGNTPQDTDPQPPNTGDEQPDTAHQTANPGNTPQDTDPQPDATGDGRPPTARPAEELGDHHPDAPRSTGPARAQPGSGPAKPPAKPHAANTRPKPAAKRAAKPPATPHARHDHPAPAPAASVPEPAKALQAAALTGALPGGSALVLPERPEHSEEEPEAEAVEPHGDTPPRARSPLTSMEAVPEASDALTPAEAFDALYMATAPALARQAYLLTGRTRLSRESVERAFHLAWENWPEVATDRDPVGWVRAAAYEYAMAPWHRFRLARKGPDHPPAEPGHRALLDALLELPPAYRRTVLLYDGLGLDLPDTAAETEASTPAAAYRLLHARAAIARRVPEVAGAKDPQVLSAVLRDRIADLALAEPLSVTKLPSASVVRIGGERRRRFWTRAAIAFTTLIVGATAFTVVTVPHYHVRPVPVGERVGGVPVLSGPQRLSPEDLELRDHLRQAPAHGPERLVLEIR; the protein is encoded by the coding sequence ATGACACAGAGCACGGCCGGTACCAACGACACCGATGCCCCCCTGCCCAATCCCAAGGAGCGGCGCAGGCTGCGCGAGGCGAAGTCGCTGAGCGAGGCGCAGGTCGCGGAGGTCATGGGCGTGACGCAGGCGACCGTACGCTCCTGGGAGAAGGGCCGCACCACCCCGCGCGGCCGCAGACTCGAGAGCTACTCCCGGCTGCTCGCCACGATCGAGGCGGAGATGGCGGCGGTCGCCGCATCGTCGAAGGCCGGGGCGGACGGCGGCAAGCACGGCGCGGCGCACTCGGCAGGCGGGCCTGGATCCAAGGTGCGAGGCGCGTCCCGCCGAGCCGGGCGGTCCACCGGGAATCCGAACGCGACCGCCACAAAAGCGGCCCCCTCCCCCAGCGGCAGCCCCGGGGCCGGTCACCAGAACCCTCCGCACCCGGCCGCCACGAACGCCGCCCACGCCAACGGCAAACCCGGCGCCGGTCAACAGGACCCCGCCCCCAGGGCCGACAACTCCAGCACCAGCCGACCGGACCCCGCGCCCCGCTCCGACAATCCCGGTACCAAAAAACAGCACACAACCCAGGACCCAACCCCCGAGACCGACACCCCCGGCGCCCGTCAACACGACACCGCCCACCAGCCCCCCAACCTCGGCGACGGACAGCCGGACGCGGCCCACCAGCCCGATAACTCCGGCAACACACCGCAGGACACCGACCCGCAGCCCCCCAACACCGGCGACGAACAGCCGGACACCGCCCACCAGACCGCCAACCCCGGCAACACACCACAGGACACCGACCCGCAGCCCCCCAACACCGGCGACGAACAGCCGGACACCGCCCACCAGACCGCCAACCCCGGCAACACACCGCAGGACACCGACCCGCAGCCCGACGCCACCGGCGACGGACGGCCGCCCACCGCGCGCCCCGCTGAAGAACTCGGCGACCACCATCCGGACGCACCCCGCTCCACGGGTCCGGCTCGTGCTCAGCCGGGGAGCGGGCCTGCCAAGCCGCCCGCGAAGCCGCATGCCGCCAACACCCGGCCCAAGCCCGCCGCCAAGCGGGCCGCGAAACCCCCGGCCACCCCGCACGCCCGGCACGACCACCCCGCACCGGCTCCCGCCGCGTCCGTCCCCGAGCCCGCCAAGGCGCTCCAGGCCGCCGCTCTCACGGGTGCGCTGCCCGGCGGCAGCGCGCTCGTCCTGCCCGAGCGGCCCGAGCACAGTGAGGAGGAGCCCGAGGCCGAGGCCGTCGAGCCCCATGGCGACACCCCGCCCAGGGCGCGCTCCCCGCTGACCTCGATGGAGGCCGTTCCTGAGGCGTCGGACGCGCTCACCCCCGCCGAGGCGTTCGACGCGCTGTACATGGCGACCGCGCCGGCCCTGGCCCGGCAGGCCTATCTGCTGACCGGCCGGACCCGCCTTTCGAGGGAATCGGTGGAGCGCGCCTTCCATCTGGCCTGGGAGAACTGGCCCGAGGTCGCCACCGACCGGGACCCGGTCGGGTGGGTGCGGGCGGCGGCGTACGAGTACGCGATGGCCCCCTGGCACCGCTTCCGGCTCGCCCGCAAGGGCCCCGACCATCCGCCCGCCGAGCCCGGACACCGGGCCCTGCTCGACGCACTGCTGGAGCTGCCGCCCGCCTACCGGCGCACGGTGCTGCTGTACGACGGCCTCGGGCTCGACCTGCCGGACACCGCGGCCGAGACGGAGGCCAGCACCCCGGCCGCCGCATACCGCCTGCTGCACGCGCGGGCCGCCATCGCGCGCCGGGTGCCCGAGGTGGCCGGAGCCAAGGATCCGCAGGTCCTCTCCGCCGTACTGCGCGACCGCATCGCCGACTTGGCCCTCGCCGAGCCCCTCTCCGTCACCAAGCTGCCGTCGGCTTCGGTCGTACGCATCGGCGGCGAGCGGCGCCGGCGGTTCTGGACCCGAGCCGCGATCGCCTTCACCACGCTGATCGTGGGGGCGACGGCCTTCACCGTCGTGACGGTCCCGCATTACCACGTGCGCCCGGTGCCGGTGGGCGAACGCGTCGGCGGGGTTCCCGTGCTCAGTGGCCCGCAGCGGCTCAGCCCCGAGGACCTGGAGCTGCGCGACCACCTGCGCCAGGCACCGGCCCACGGGCCCGAACGCCTGGTGCTCGAAATCCGCTGA
- a CDS encoding cell division protein PerM: MTDRSLPLLPVKARSSVLATCFLRGAIAAGLGLGALAVLVMVLWISSPYPDSGPGGALRTAASLWLLAHGTQLVRPETLTGTPAPVGVVPLLLMALPAWLAHRAARDALMPGEDEVYEGECAESLPSGWTVFWAVTCGYLMIGGATVLYASAGPLPADPRSAGLHLSLTAALATAFGVWTAHGRPLGPLPDRVPALLRSALVDGRTAVAARAAGAAVAVLLGGGALLAGACLAWHIGVAEDSFLRLAENWPGRFALLLLALVLVPNAAVWGAAYGLGPGFAVGTGAVVTPLGVAGTPALPHFPLLAAVPTGTHGSWWNWAAAGVPLVAGVVLARFCARAAVFEGWGRRDAARAALLGAVLCGCALAGLAALSGGPLGTAALAKLGPVWWRTGGAALLWAMAVGVPAALVLRAWGTRERVARQRRSLRARVAGALGWRPWRKAAVAVAAPVAAESEADYEPYEFLPVSGGGLWHEDGAREARWAALKEASGGLMAEIPAEDGLGGALRAALSPPGPFPAGDHAAPPRAGSDPEPAPRTPQDPGIAAGPDDAAGPVPEPVRPSSDPDSHSDSDYGPDRFSDSDSDSDNYSDPGPDGYSDFDPGSYSALGPGPASAPDPGADSYPAPAPGPDRGPDRYSAPGPSPASDPAPDSHPHTT; encoded by the coding sequence GTGACCGATCGCAGCCTGCCGTTGCTCCCCGTCAAGGCTCGCTCCTCCGTACTCGCCACCTGTTTTCTGCGCGGCGCGATCGCGGCGGGGCTCGGGCTCGGCGCCCTCGCCGTGCTCGTGATGGTGCTGTGGATCAGCTCCCCCTACCCCGACAGCGGGCCGGGCGGCGCCCTGCGCACGGCTGCCTCGCTGTGGCTGCTCGCCCATGGAACACAGCTGGTCAGACCCGAAACGCTGACCGGCACGCCCGCCCCCGTCGGGGTGGTGCCGCTGCTTCTGATGGCGCTGCCCGCCTGGCTCGCACACCGCGCGGCCCGCGATGCGCTGATGCCCGGCGAAGACGAGGTTTACGAGGGGGAGTGCGCAGAGTCGCTGCCCTCCGGGTGGACCGTGTTCTGGGCGGTGACCTGCGGATACCTGATGATCGGCGGCGCCACCGTGCTGTACGCGTCGGCCGGGCCGCTCCCCGCAGACCCGCGCAGCGCCGGACTGCACCTGTCCCTGACCGCGGCGCTCGCGACCGCCTTCGGCGTCTGGACCGCGCACGGCCGCCCGCTCGGCCCGCTCCCGGACCGGGTTCCGGCGCTGCTGCGGTCGGCCCTTGTGGACGGTCGTACGGCGGTGGCGGCACGAGCCGCGGGAGCCGCCGTCGCGGTGCTGCTCGGCGGCGGGGCGCTGCTCGCCGGGGCCTGTCTCGCCTGGCACATCGGGGTCGCCGAGGACTCGTTCCTGCGGCTCGCGGAAAACTGGCCGGGCCGGTTCGCGCTCCTGCTGCTCGCCCTCGTGCTGGTGCCGAACGCGGCGGTGTGGGGCGCCGCGTACGGGCTCGGCCCCGGCTTCGCCGTCGGTACGGGAGCGGTCGTGACCCCGCTCGGAGTGGCGGGCACCCCCGCGCTGCCGCACTTCCCGCTGCTCGCGGCGGTGCCGACGGGTACGCACGGCTCCTGGTGGAACTGGGCGGCGGCCGGGGTGCCGCTGGTGGCCGGGGTGGTCCTTGCCCGGTTCTGCGCGCGGGCGGCCGTGTTCGAGGGCTGGGGCCGCCGGGACGCCGCGCGGGCAGCCCTGCTCGGCGCGGTGCTGTGCGGCTGCGCTCTCGCGGGGCTCGCGGCGCTCTCGGGTGGGCCGCTGGGTACGGCGGCCCTCGCGAAACTGGGGCCGGTGTGGTGGCGCACCGGGGGAGCGGCGCTGCTGTGGGCGATGGCGGTGGGGGTCCCGGCGGCGCTGGTCCTGCGGGCCTGGGGGACCCGGGAGCGGGTCGCCCGACAGCGGCGGTCGCTTCGGGCCCGGGTGGCCGGGGCACTGGGGTGGCGGCCTTGGCGCAAGGCGGCGGTTGCCGTGGCAGCGCCGGTTGCCGCCGAAAGTGAGGCGGACTATGAGCCGTACGAGTTCCTGCCGGTGAGCGGGGGCGGGCTCTGGCATGAGGACGGGGCGCGGGAGGCGCGTTGGGCGGCACTCAAGGAGGCGTCCGGGGGGCTGATGGCCGAGATCCCCGCGGAGGACGGCCTCGGTGGGGCACTGCGTGCGGCCCTCTCCCCGCCCGGCCCCTTCCCGGCGGGAGACCATGCCGCTCCGCCACGAGCGGGCTCCGACCCCGAACCCGCTCCTCGAACGCCGCAAGACCCGGGTATCGCCGCCGGACCGGACGATGCCGCCGGGCCCGTACCCGAACCGGTACGCCCCTCGTCCGACCCCGACAGTCACTCGGACTCGGACTACGGCCCCGACCGCTTCTCGGACTCGGATTCGGACTCGGACAATTACTCCGACCCTGGCCCCGACGGTTACTCCGACTTCGACCCAGGCAGCTACTCCGCCCTCGGCCCCGGCCCCGCCAGCGCCCCCGACCCCGGTGCCGACAGCTACCCCGCCCCCGCCCCCGGCCCCGACCGCGGCCCCGACAGGTACTCCGCCCCCGGCCCCAGCCCCGCCAGCGACCCCGCCCCCGACAGTCACCCCCACACCACCTGA
- the sucC gene encoding ADP-forming succinate--CoA ligase subunit beta produces the protein MDLFEYQARDLFAKHGVPVLAGEVIDTPEAAREATERLGGKSVVKAQVKVGGRGKAGGVKLAATPDEAVARATDILGMDIKGHTVHKVMIAETAPEILEEYYVSYLLDRTNRTFLAMASVQGGVEIEVVAEENPDALAKVPVDANEGVSIEKAREIVAKAKFPAEVAEQVAEILVTLWDTFIKEDALLVEVNPLAKVASGKVIALDGKVSLDENAEFRQPEHEALEDKAAANPLEAAAKAKNLNYVKLDGEVGIIGNGAGLVMSTLDVVAYAGENHGGVKPANFLDIGGGASAQVMANGLEIILGDEDVKSVFVNVFGGITACDEVANGIVQALALLAEKGEEVTKPLVVRLDGNNAELGRKILSDANHPLVQRVDTMDGAADKAAELAAAK, from the coding sequence GTGGACCTGTTCGAGTACCAGGCGAGGGACCTCTTCGCCAAGCACGGTGTACCGGTGCTGGCCGGTGAAGTGATCGACACGCCTGAGGCGGCGCGCGAGGCCACTGAGCGTCTCGGCGGCAAGTCGGTCGTCAAGGCGCAGGTGAAGGTCGGCGGCCGAGGCAAGGCCGGCGGCGTGAAGCTGGCCGCCACGCCGGACGAGGCCGTCGCCCGCGCGACGGACATCCTCGGCATGGACATCAAGGGCCACACGGTCCACAAGGTGATGATCGCCGAGACCGCTCCCGAGATCCTTGAGGAGTACTACGTCTCGTACCTCCTCGACCGCACCAACCGCACCTTCCTGGCCATGGCCTCGGTGCAGGGCGGCGTGGAGATCGAGGTCGTCGCGGAGGAGAACCCCGACGCCCTCGCCAAGGTCCCGGTCGACGCCAACGAGGGCGTCTCGATCGAGAAGGCCCGCGAGATCGTCGCCAAGGCGAAGTTCCCGGCCGAGGTCGCCGAGCAGGTCGCCGAGATCCTGGTGACGCTGTGGGACACCTTCATCAAGGAGGACGCCCTCCTGGTCGAGGTCAACCCGCTCGCCAAGGTTGCCAGCGGCAAGGTCATCGCCCTGGACGGCAAGGTCTCGCTCGACGAGAACGCCGAGTTCCGCCAGCCGGAGCACGAGGCGCTTGAGGACAAGGCCGCGGCCAACCCCCTCGAGGCGGCCGCCAAGGCCAAGAACCTCAACTACGTGAAGCTCGACGGCGAGGTCGGCATCATCGGCAACGGCGCGGGTCTTGTCATGAGCACCCTTGACGTCGTCGCGTACGCCGGTGAGAACCACGGCGGCGTGAAGCCGGCCAACTTCCTCGACATCGGCGGCGGCGCGTCCGCCCAGGTGATGGCGAACGGCCTGGAGATCATCCTCGGCGACGAGGACGTCAAGTCCGTGTTCGTCAACGTCTTCGGTGGCATCACCGCGTGCGACGAGGTCGCCAACGGCATCGTCCAGGCCCTCGCGCTCCTCGCCGAGAAGGGCGAAGAGGTCACCAAGCCGCTGGTCGTCCGTCTCGACGGCAACAACGCGGAGCTGGGTCGCAAGATCCTCAGCGACGCCAACCACCCGCTGGTGCAGCGCGTGGACACCATGGACGGCGCGGCCGACAAGGCCGCCGAGCTCGCGGCTGCGAAGTAA
- the purH gene encoding bifunctional phosphoribosylaminoimidazolecarboxamide formyltransferase/IMP cyclohydrolase, whose translation MSWGAWPVTATALRDERFRSVNSVNTDAVKPIRRALVSVYDKTGLEELAQGLHAAGVELVSTGSTAAKIAAAGVPVTKVEELTGFPECLDGRVKTLHPKIHAGILADLRLDAHRAQLDELGVRPFELVVVNLYPFKETVASGASPDECVEQIDIGGPSMVRAAAKNHPSVAVVTSPQRYAAVLDAVKNGGFDLAARKRLAAEAFQHTAAYDVAVASWMTNVYAPEQDGAALPEFLGGTWERKSTLRYGENPHQAAALYTDGQPGGLANAEQLHGKEMSFNNYVDTEAARRAAYDHDEPCVAIIKHANPCGIAIDADLAAAHRKAHECDPLSAFGGVIAVNRPVTVAMAEQVAEIFTEVIAAPDYEDGAVEVLARKKNIRVLKVDGTPHQPGDLKSVSGGAVLQQTDVFQAEGDDPANWTLASGEALSEAELRELAFAWVACRAVKSNAILLAKDGASVGVGMGQVNRVDSAKLAVERAGEERARGSYAASDAFFPFPDGFEILANAGVRAVVQPGGSVRDELVVEAAKKAGVTMYFTGTRHFFH comes from the coding sequence ATGTCGTGGGGCGCCTGGCCCGTAACGGCTACCGCATTGAGGGACGAAAGGTTCAGATCGGTGAACTCGGTTAACACGGACGCCGTAAAGCCCATCCGGCGGGCGCTGGTCAGCGTCTACGACAAGACGGGCCTTGAGGAGCTGGCGCAAGGGCTCCACGCCGCCGGGGTCGAGCTGGTGTCCACCGGGTCGACCGCCGCGAAGATCGCCGCCGCCGGGGTGCCGGTCACCAAGGTCGAGGAGCTGACCGGCTTCCCCGAGTGCCTGGACGGCCGGGTCAAGACGCTGCACCCGAAGATCCACGCGGGCATCCTCGCCGACCTGCGCCTGGACGCCCACCGCGCGCAGCTCGACGAGCTCGGCGTGCGCCCCTTCGAGCTGGTCGTCGTCAACCTCTACCCGTTCAAGGAGACCGTCGCCTCCGGCGCGAGCCCCGACGAGTGCGTCGAGCAGATCGACATCGGCGGGCCCTCGATGGTCAGGGCCGCCGCCAAGAACCACCCGTCGGTGGCCGTGGTCACCAGCCCGCAGCGCTACGCGGCCGTCCTTGACGCCGTGAAGAACGGCGGCTTCGACCTGGCCGCCCGCAAGCGCCTGGCCGCAGAAGCGTTCCAGCACACCGCGGCGTACGACGTGGCCGTGGCGTCCTGGATGACCAATGTGTACGCGCCCGAGCAGGACGGGGCCGCGCTGCCCGAGTTCCTCGGCGGCACCTGGGAGCGCAAGTCGACGCTGCGCTACGGCGAGAACCCGCACCAGGCCGCGGCGCTCTACACCGACGGTCAGCCGGGCGGGCTCGCCAACGCCGAGCAGCTGCACGGCAAGGAGATGTCCTTCAACAACTACGTGGACACCGAGGCCGCGCGCCGCGCCGCCTACGACCACGACGAGCCCTGCGTCGCGATCATCAAGCACGCCAACCCGTGCGGCATCGCGATCGACGCCGACCTCGCCGCGGCCCACCGCAAGGCGCACGAGTGCGACCCGCTCTCCGCGTTCGGCGGCGTCATCGCCGTCAACCGTCCGGTGACGGTGGCGATGGCCGAGCAGGTCGCCGAGATCTTCACCGAGGTCATCGCGGCCCCGGACTACGAGGACGGCGCCGTCGAGGTGCTCGCCCGCAAGAAGAACATCCGGGTGCTCAAGGTGGACGGCACCCCGCACCAGCCGGGCGACCTGAAGTCGGTCTCCGGCGGCGCGGTGCTCCAGCAGACCGACGTCTTCCAGGCCGAGGGCGACGACCCCGCGAACTGGACGCTGGCCAGCGGAGAGGCGCTGTCGGAGGCCGAGTTGAGGGAACTGGCCTTCGCTTGGGTGGCCTGCCGGGCCGTCAAGTCCAACGCGATCCTGCTCGCCAAGGACGGCGCCTCGGTCGGCGTCGGCATGGGCCAGGTCAACCGGGTCGACTCCGCGAAGCTCGCGGTGGAGCGGGCCGGCGAGGAGCGCGCGCGGGGCTCGTACGCCGCGTCCGACGCGTTCTTCCCGTTCCCCGACGGCTTCGAGATCCTGGCCAACGCCGGCGTCAGGGCCGTGGTCCAGCCCGGCGGTTCGGTCCGCGACGAGCTGGTGGTCGAGGCCGCGAAGAAGGCGGGCGTGACGATGTACTTCACCGGCACGCGGCACTTCTTCCACTGA
- the sucD gene encoding succinate--CoA ligase subunit alpha: MAIFLTKDSKVIVQGMTGATGMKHTKLMLADGTNIVGGVNPRKAGTSVDIDGTEVPVFGTVKEAMEKTGADVSVLFVPPAFAKAAVVEAIDAEIGLAVVITEGIAVHDSAAFWAYAKAKGNKTRIIGPNCPGLITPGQSNAGIIPGDITKPGRIGLVSKSGTLTYQMMYELRDIGFSSAVGIGGDPVIGTTHIDALAAFEADPDTDLIVMIGEIGGDAEERAADYIKANVTKPVVGYVAGFTAPEGKTMGHAGAIVSGSSGTAQAKKEALEAAGVKVGKTPTETAKLARAILGS; this comes from the coding sequence ATGGCTATCTTCCTCACCAAGGACAGCAAGGTCATCGTCCAGGGCATGACCGGCGCCACCGGCATGAAGCACACCAAGCTCATGCTCGCCGACGGCACCAACATCGTCGGTGGCGTGAACCCGCGCAAGGCGGGCACCTCCGTCGACATCGACGGCACCGAGGTCCCGGTCTTCGGCACCGTCAAGGAAGCGATGGAGAAGACGGGCGCCGACGTGTCCGTGCTCTTCGTGCCGCCGGCCTTCGCGAAGGCCGCCGTCGTCGAGGCGATCGACGCCGAGATCGGTCTCGCCGTCGTCATCACCGAGGGCATCGCCGTCCACGACTCCGCCGCCTTCTGGGCGTACGCGAAGGCCAAGGGCAACAAGACCCGCATCATCGGCCCGAACTGCCCCGGCCTGATCACGCCGGGTCAGTCCAACGCCGGCATCATCCCGGGCGACATCACCAAGCCGGGCCGTATCGGCTTGGTGTCGAAGTCCGGCACGCTGACGTACCAGATGATGTACGAGCTGCGCGACATCGGCTTCTCGTCCGCCGTCGGCATCGGTGGCGACCCGGTCATCGGCACCACGCACATCGACGCGCTCGCCGCGTTCGAGGCCGACCCCGACACCGACCTGATCGTGATGATCGGCGAGATCGGCGGCGACGCCGAGGAGCGTGCGGCCGACTACATCAAGGCCAACGTCACCAAGCCGGTCGTCGGCTACGTCGCGGGCTTCACCGCGCCCGAGGGCAAGACCATGGGCCACGCCGGCGCCATCGTCTCCGGCTCCTCCGGCACCGCCCAGGCGAAGAAGGAGGCCCTTGAGGCCGCCGGCGTCAAGGTCGGCAAGACGCCGACCGAGACCGCCAAGCTCGCCCGCGCCATTCTCGGCAGCTGA